The Arachis ipaensis cultivar K30076 chromosome B10, Araip1.1, whole genome shotgun sequence DNA window TAGGGCTTCTCCCAAGTCATCGAAGTATACGGGTGAATCGACGACCTTCATAAAAACGAAGACCAGACTGGTAAAAATTTTGGCATTGTTTAATGTTTtagtagttacttgaattagttttttaatttcttcatttattttataaaaatgtaatTGATTTATAAGCATTCTTGTTTTGAATATGATCTTTGGTGTTTTGTTGATATATATTTATATAGTCCTGTATGAACTAAACTGAGCTGAGTTGATGTAAAATTGTTTCGTTGGTTTAATTTCTTTTTTGATTATCAAGTTAACTAATTTGTTAGTAGAGTTTAGTtggtttaattttttgttttagtggatttaggtggtTAGGATATGTTAGATTAGACTTTGAGATTGCTGAAAAAAGTTGGATTATTGGGTTGTTTGCTGATTCCTACTGCTGAAACTGTTTGAAAAATGCTTGACTGTATTAGTAATGATTGAACTGTTTGTATGTTATATAAGaccccaaattttttaaaattaaataattagctatTTATGAGCTAATATATTATATTGAGAtgtaatttttagaaaaattacttttaacaaaaataattaaatagaattttatgattattaaagtttaatttaattattatttattttattaaatttaaattatttattaaaaaataatttgataaaacaaaaattaaattaatttttattatatattattattactattattattattattatcattgttataattattattattattattattattattattatatcaatatagtatttagtctaatataaataaaagtctaGCCTaacttaaatattaatatttttaatatctaaaaaagtaagtaataatattaaaaaaatctaaaaagatattattactaatattttttaattaaataaaattttttaaatcctataaagtggatttttttttcttgtgagcgtccttcttgattcatttggtattaattctctctgttttaactattacaactgagagatcttttttagtgatgaatattgtgaagaataactcataaacaaaataaaaggttaatttcttgctaattgtcttttaattatattgaaaagaaaattgctgaaaaatttgacacatattctattatcgataaattttatgatacgaaaaatcgaccacttcgttaataaaaaagtacatacatattttttgtattttaaaatatattctctatcgatatatttttgtaatacattttacattatattatttttttgtataattttttaatattatatatattattggccCCTCCAGAGTAATATTTCTGGATCCATCCctgtatacatatatatataccatTCACTTATAATCATGGGAATGTGGCTTACAATCACCCATTATCATCACCGATTGAACTTGAAAAGGGAATGAAAGTGAAAGAGACCGAGTGTCTTTAAAGAACCGTGACACCTTCGTGATTTTTGATTTCGATTTCTTGAgattcgtaactccaataaaacatctaattcgataaaagtgttcgtattctttttttttatacgttggcGTTATTTTTGTTCGGTAGAAGTTGATAGTGCCGTAGCTCTCCTTTCCCTTGAGTTCGGCTAATTGGAGTTTTAGGAGATACAGtcgatttctgacgttttcttcttcagcagttCGGTCGAAAAGCTTCTCCAGAACTTCGAGTATTTTGATTTCGTATGGAGGTATAAttttggtaattttataataattaaatataaattagatGAGTGAATATTGGTTTCATTGATTACTGTCTgagtttgaatgagtttatgttaaattattgttgttgcttgtgatttgttAGTTTGGCTATGAGGAATAGCTCAGCTGTGATTATTTTAATAGTTTTGGGACTGTTGTGATGTGGTATTTTGAGGAAAATAATGAGATTTGGTGGttgaaatattaaattaaaagttgagaAAAATTGGTAACCGAAAGACTCGAAAAcggattaaaatacaagtaatattttgaaaggaaAGGGTTAAGGGTTTCGGTTTTGGTATAAAAGAAAGATTAGTAATTACATTTTATTTTTGAAGGGTAATATTGTACTTGTATATAAAAATCGaggttaaatttataattatataagttttcggGTATTTTGGGTAATAAGTAAAGTTTAGGAGTAAGAACGATATTTCATAAAAGTTCAgagttatttttataaatttaaaaataagtgagggttcaaatataattttataaaatattgaagTTAAAAATAGAATGTTAAAAAGTTCGTGatttagaaagtaattaataaaagtttcaaaataagatattattataaGTTAGAGAAAAGCAAACAAAGTGGtcttaaaagttttagaaaatgcagacttaattaaagtactttataatttttttcataagacacttagggaaaggcgagggaataaTGCAAAGATAAATTATATTGGAAATGATAAGAAAgataacaaagaaagaaagaaagaaagaacgaaaagaaaataagataagTAAAGATATAGGGGTGAGCCCACTGAAATTCGCTTTCCAGAGATACATCGACCACTCCAGGGGATGGtcacacctgtaagacagaggttgcttacagaggttatcaatacatacattggctagagagagcctcacctgtaagacagaggttgcttacagaggttatgtttgcatacatcgattcaagagagtcgcacctgtaagacagatgttgcttacagaggttatgacactGGAAGCCAAACTCAGACAAAGATTACTGAGTTAAGTGAAAATATAATTCAATAAATAACCGAGAACAAAAgcattaaaagaataaaagaaaaatactaaaggATCTCTGCCATAGGAGAGTAGAGAGCAAAtattaaaagaatttaaaaaacgtctgccacaggagagcagagggcAGGAATGAAAGAATGTATTAACTAAAGGGATCTCTACCACATTAAAgtagaaagcaaagattaaagagaaattgaatgttgtttgggccttagtgccaagtgtccTGTGGGGACAacgatacgtaacgctcacttgaTACTATAAGGATGGCTCAGTGAGTATGGCGATGCATAACGCTCACTGGAGACCGGAAAGAAGGTTCTCCCATGAGGACGGTGATACGTAACGCTCATGGAGGAGACGTTGGATGAGATAAGGACGGCGATACAAAATGCTTATCTCAGGACCAGTGTCGGAAACCGGGCAAGaaactgacacatgagctcatggcctataTAGGACTAGACAGGCATCATGCTTGTTTGTGCATATCTCTGTGCTATGTAACTCTATGATTTGTGTGTGTGCTGCATGCCTGCATGACTGATTGACTtctgttttcttttattatttatgctTATATGTGTTCTACTGTTAGTTGCGGTTGGTTAATAATAGCAAATCGAACTTAACTAActaccccggccctactaagaactcttcAATTCTTACCCCTATTTCCacccccctttcagctacaggtgtgaAGGTTTAGTGTGGAGTTACAGGGGCATAGAAGATTATATtcacgagttgagttgttagaatttattttccccttattgtttattgtttttagtttttagaggggtaggatttGTAATTAAGGTTCTTTGAAATAAGTCTATATATATAAAGTTATGTGAATATATACTTttatggttaagtgatttaaaataaagCCTCCTCttgttttcttaattaaagtATCGTTTCGTATtcacgaaggctcaatattaaataaacatagtatataattaaaagaatagagGTAAGTAGCACtcgaacttttagtacgatcatgaggtgctaaaagttagggtgttacatgttaCCTTAATAATGATTGAAAAAAGTAATAAGTTGAGAAGGGTTGATGGATATTTGATTTGGATGGAATCCCTCAAGAATGGTTAAGTCTGAATTTTAGGGGAGATtctgtcgaaatttttataagattttcagtgaaataaaaaaattaaaattatgttttcgAAATTAGAAATAAGATTTCCTGTATGTTGGTTCATATATATTTGTTTGTcattgtttaatttgtttgtttattttatttcttggttgatatattaatttgtagTCTAAGTCGTTGGATCATGAGGCGACATTGgcggagaccttcaagtatacccatACTTTAAAGGCaaacaaggagagatttgctgACGAGAGGTATGCAGCTCATTATGTGAGTTTAAAATAATCCTAAGTTTTAactttatttggtttaaagtcaattatttaactattatccTAATCACAACTAACGTGTGTGATATAGGAGGAGTACACGCAGAGGTTGGAGGCCGCGACCCAGCAATCTCAGTCGCCTAATAGGGCCGACGAAACCGGCTCTGAGACCTCAGTGGTAGATCCTGATGGGATTTGGCGCGTGACCGCCTCTGAACCCCACAAGAATCACCGCTTCGGGTTGGGGTCGTTCTTCGCTAATGGCCCCCGCTCCTCCGCGTTGACGGCTTCCTCTACCTCTGCCTCTGCCACTAGCGCTGCTGATCCCAGGAAGTTGTCAACCTAAGGGAGGAGGTGCAGAAGCTAACACAGGAGCTGCACCAACAGGCGGAGCAGTCTGAGCAGAGGTATCGAAAGATTCTTGCATGCGTTGGCATCAGCTCGGACCTGATGGAGAAGTTGGAGCAGCTCGGGCAGTTGCGACAGCAGATGGAGGAGTACAACCAACAGATGTGCGCTAGAGGCAGCGGCGTTGCAAGTTCCAGTAGCAACGCTACCGGTGAAGCATTGACGGCAGCACCTACTTTGCCGACTCAGCAGGGGGACCACGACGCCGACGACGACAACGAAGATTACCGGGTTCTCTAGGTTTAGGGTTTTACACATTTTTGTTTGTCTACTTCATTGTATTCTACATTTGtgacattttattttattcagaccatttattttttaataaaataatttgttgattttgACAACTTTAAATTTCTGCTAACAATTTTGTTAACAAGAGTACTTGTGGGTTAACTGtgccaaaaattttttaaaataaaattaatattaccGTAGGATTTACTGTCGGATAAATCTGACGATAACTTGGCACCTAAACACGTGAAACGCCGCCAAAGTTATTGTCAGATCACATGAAACGGTGCTAAAGTTACCGTCGGATGTATCGATGGTAACCATCAACACAACCTCGTCAAATCCATTGAAAAGACCGACGGAAAATTTGCCGATAATTAGTGTCGAACAAAATAAATCCACTAATAAGCAGTTTTCAGCGAAATTTATACCGTCAATCCAAGGACAACGGTAAATCCAACGGTAATATTTGTATCGGTGGATTTATTTGATTAATTTGATAGTACtcagtgtttttcttgtagtgattaaaACAATTAAATAAGAGTAACaatcaaacattaaatttatattaaaacaACATCAATCAAGTATTAAACTTACATTAAAACATCAATAATCAAGTATTAAAACAACAACAATCATGTATTCCTTAAAAATTCCAATTAGCGTCAAATTTCTATTTTAAACTTATATTAAAATAGCAACAATTTATATACAAATTCCAATTGCTTTCAAATTTATTATCAAGTGTCATTCTATACAAATTCCAATCAATATCAATTTATCTATTCTacattatattgaaaagaaaaataaaataaaatctcacATCTACAGAATTCAAAAGCAAAACCAAAGCCTCAGTGTTCCAATAAAACACCATAGTATTATGATCACAGAACCAAAGCCAATGGAAGTATGAGGCAAAGAAGGTCAAATCCAGCAAAAAATAACCATTGCAGCTACATTAAAACACGATCAGCAGCAAAAATTACCCAAATggttaaatcattaaaaaataatgattgaataactaaaaaaaataaaaaaatggtgaGGTGAGTGTGGATGTAGTTGTGCTATTAGGCGGTCCAGCTAAAGATGTCGAGGGAGAGGTCTAGGTCTAATTGGGCTTGAAGAGCTCAGTGGATGTCGTAAGGGATAAAGGTTTGAGATGGTTAATCCATGTCTCGAATTGGTTCTGGAGTGGGATTTTATATTGTGAGGTGGAAAATGAGTGTGGTGTAGTGGTGGCGGTTGTGAGGAGAGAGATAAAGAGATACAAGGGGTTAAAGAGGCGTGATTTGACGATACTCAGTATTGTTTGCATTTGGTTGCAAATGTGATATAATGTTGAAGAACTAGCAAGATAGATCCCCAATTTCACTTTCACTTGGATACTCATCAGATAGCCAAACAAGCTTTTCTAAACAACCTGGGAAGATCATGGAGCTGAAATTTACCGATGGATCTTTTGGTAATTGCTAGTAGAGAAGCATCCAGAAGAGAGAGCAATAAGTATTTTGGTAGAAAGAATGTGCATCACAAATCACACAAAGAGGAGAGAAGGCTGACGGAAAATGGGGAAGACAATGGTTAAGACCACAAGCACACTAAGGCTCACAGCAGCGCTGGAGACAGCAGCTCAAATGGAGAGTGCAACGTTTTCTGCAGTGCCGCTGGTGAGGATGGAGCAGGAAGGGTCCAATGTGGAGCTTGCAGTGAGGAGGAGCACGACAACCAGAAAAACCCTCGGGCACAATCGGAGATGACAGTAGAGATAGGGACACTCCAAATTAGTAGAAGGAGAAGGCAGAGCTCAGCATCGAAGGGAGAAGGGAGCAGGAGAGGTTAGATTGGGTTTTAGGTGGGTTCGGGTCAGTGTGGGTGCATGTTCGGTTCTGGGTTTTTCTTTGGGATGGGTTATCTTTCCATGTTACTTCTCTAACTTCAAACCCAATAGAAAAAGCCAACCTCCAACTACCATAACCTCAGCACAATCAGCCAAAACAGTGCATGACCAAAGCGGAAAAGAAAATGATTGCCTCTATAAAAGTTCGATGACTAAAAATATATGTTCTTACTTCTTGTGTATACACTGAAAAATGTACACACTGAAAACACACTCACACATGTTTAAAAACAGAATCTACTCTCCTTCCTCGTAAGTCGTAAATATAGTGCAATTCTCTCAACAAAGTCTTATACATATTTTCATTTATAATTGTATATATTAGTTgtataaatagaataaataaaaaatagaataacaTTTGATATGGATGTTACAATCCAACTCAAAAGTCATAACTCGGTATCATATGTTATAACTCTGCTTAATGACTCACCCCAACAGTACAACTCGGAACCAAACGCCTGACCAGATACCGTAATGTCCCGATCTGTTATAATTGCTCTTCAATGAAAAACGATTGCCAGAAGCGTAACCGATCTGTTTCACTTCAACTCTAAAGGTATGACATTTTATCTTTGGCAAAAAACATATTGAATACacaatactgacttaagcattgaagtgccttttgcaggtacactcccccctttTTCGTTCTCTCCACGGCATGATATATCTCCAAACAAAAAGCTCGGACACTTAAGCTCTTAGCTCAACGTTAGAAGTAACAGCTCGGTGCCATCAGCTGAGAGTCGAGCTATAGCCAGGTTATTCActcaagaacaattggcgcccaccgtgggacCCGAGATATAACTCTCTTTTCCTTTTTGGCCTCAAAACTTCTGTATCCATCCATGGCTGATCTACCACCCCCAACACCTTCCGAACTCCTTCGGATGGTAACTGAGCTGCAACAAGCAAATCAACGTATGGCGGAGGAAAATCAAAGGATGGTGAACCAGATCGCCAAGTTAACTAATGCTCGGATTGAAAACAATGGTGATCGTAATGAGCGAACGGAGGAGGCAGAACACGATTCCGACCCATCACACGTTTCCAAAACTGCTCAGAACGAAGAAGCTCGACCAAAGAATGAAGACACTGAGCCTGATAACTTTGTCGGACCATTCACGGTTGACATTATGAATTTCCAAATGCCTAGCAGATTCACTTTGCCAACAACCTTAACCCCTTATGATGGGTTAGGGGACCCGAAGAAGCACATCAAAAAGTTTAGATCTATAATGATAGTAAATGGTGCCTCCAATCCTAttttatgtcgttgttttccTACCTTTTTAGActgtcctgcacttgattggttttgttctttgtCTGCAGATTCTATTTCTCATTTTCAGGAACTAGCGAAGCTTTTTGAGGATCACTTTGCTACCTATTCTATCTACCTACACGATTCCGACTATCTGAACACAATCAAACAAGGTCAGAGTGAAAGCCTAAGGACTACGTTACCTGTTTCACAAAGGTGGCCATGAGCATAACAGATCTTCATCTTGAAGTGCATATACACACCATCAAAAGTGGACTCCGACCAGGAAAATTTCAAGAAGCAATCACGGTTGCTAAACCAAAGACCCTTACCGAGTTCCGTGAAAAGGCTAAAGGTCAGATGGACATCTAGGAGCTCCGCCAAGCTCGAAAAGCAGACAAGCCACAGTATAACAAAGATGAGGATAAAGCTCGAGACAGTAAGAAGACTTTTAAACTAACCCCCCGCTATGATTCATATACTCAGTTTAACACAAAGAGGGACATCATCAAGGAGATTCTCAATTCCAAGCTGATCAAACCTCCCCGAAAGGCCGGCAGCTATCTGGAAGCAAAGAACTCGGACAAATCCAGGTACTGCACTTTTCACCAAAAGTATGGATGCACCACCGATGAGTGCCTGATCGCAAAAGACCTATTAGAACGCCTAGCTTGGCAAGGACATCTGGACAAATACATCAGTGGGAGTATACAAAAGCGCGACACATCCTCGGCCAACCACACCTCCACAGGACAACATTCTCGAGACAAAGAGAAATCCCTCATAATTACCTTAAGCAACCACGGGAAATTATTAACTGTATTTATGGAGGTTTTGCAGGAGGAGGAGCAACAAACTCAGCTCGGAAGCATACATACCGAGCTTTGTTTTCCGTGGAGGGCACTGTGAATGACgcccactgataaaccactattctatggtttatcttgtgctaatttgagtggtttttatcaactctttactcacttattcatataaattgcatgattttacattttccttcctaattttgttctataattggaaacttgcttcccaagcctttaaattaccaaaaattaattcccctttataccattcaatgttgtgatatgtgcgttaagtgatttcagggattacagggcaggaatggcttggaggatggaaaggaagcatgcaaaagtggaaggaatacaagaaattgaaggaactgcaaagctgtcaacctgaccctctcacactaaaacggtcataacttgagctacaaaggtccaaatgaggcggttctagttgtgttagaaagctaacatccggggcttcaaaatgatatataatttgctataattGCCCTGAGGATAAGTGACGCAAACAcgtgcatcacgcgcacgcgtcgcatctGTGAAAattagcgtgtttgaattcgcaaccagcgatttctgggctatttttgacctagttctcgacccagaaaacatatattagaagctataaagaggaggaatacatccattcataacaCAACTTtcatatacacaattttaggtttttagatgtagcttttaaagagagaggctctctcctctcccttaggatttaggattaggattaggatttctattatgattaggctatttctcttcattccaggttcaatgtttctttaatttattttttacttttatttattctattactttaattgttatttatcttttcaatttggcttatgaactccatgttagaattgatttctttatttaatgcaatttgaggtatttcagatttatgattgctttcttctatttatgatataaataatttagacttttcttcctttgctttggttgagtaattggtgacacttgagttgtcaaactcagctgttgattgaaaattggaattcttgctggttgatttggatccctctaaagctagtctttccataggagttgactaggacttgaggaatcaaattgattagtccacttgactttcctttatttagtaagggttaactaagtgggagcaataaccaattctcatcacacctgataaggataactaggatgggattttcagttcttataccttgcaatggtttccatgataattaatttactttattgctaatttattctccttgttccctatttcaaaaaaacccaaaaatatacctttttccataaccaataataaatcatacttccctgcaattccttgagaagacgactcgatgtttaaatacttcggttataaattttattgggtttgcttaagtgacaaccaaaacttttgtacgaaaggattctctgttggtttagaaactatacttacaacgcgattatatttgtgaatttctttaccgatagaaaaccCGATCGTCACCCACACACCTCAGTATTTTCCATAAATGACATTTCAGGCATCTGATTTCAACAAAATCACCACAAATCTGGATGACCCAGTCATAATCTCCATCCAACTAGGAGACCTTTTGGTATGAAAAGTACTGTTAGACCCCGGGAGCAGTGTCGACattcttttctattctacatTCCAGAAAATAAAGCTGAGCAACAATATACTCCAAGCTTCCACAGGAGATTTAGTCGGATTCTCAGGTGAACGAGTCCCATTTTTGAGatctgtgtggttacaaaccacactgggTGAGCTTCCCTTATAAAAAGCTTCAGATGTTCAATATTTAGTTGTCGACTGCTTTAGTCCATATAATTTAATAATTGGCCAACCTTTCTTAAACAAGCTCGGCACTATAGTATTTACAATTTATCTTTGTGTTAAGTTTCCTGTGCAGGACGACCTTATCGCAACTATTCATAGCGACAATTGTGAAGCTCGTCAGTGCTATAACATCAGTTTGAAAAGGCCTAACTGAGCTTCGAGCGCACAAGTaaacagcatcagcagttctgATGAACTCCCAGCTCTTGCCGACCTTGACCCAAGGGCCGATGTCCTCGAACGACCAACCTCAACAGAGGatttacaaaaaatttattttaaaaatgacCCTAACAAATTTATTTATGTAGGCACCACACTTAGTCCGGAAGAAAAAGCCACATTTTAGAAGTTTTTACAGCAACATGCAGATCTATTCGCTTGGACCCCTGCAGACATGCCCGAAATTGATCCCTCAGTCATCTCTCATAAGTTGGCACTGGATCCATCTGTTTGACCTATAGCATAGAGGAAATGGAACCTAGGTCTCGAAAAGAAGTAAGCATCTTTAGAAGAGACCAAAAAACTAATCAATGCTAGTTTTATACAAGAAATTCGGTTCACAACATGGCTAGCAAATGTCGTCATGGTAAAAAAACAtaacggtaaatggcgcatgtgtgttgatttcaccaatctcaacaaagcatgcccaaaagatGCTTATCCTTTACCATCTATTGACTGTTTAGTAGATAATGCTTCAAGTTACAAAATGTTAAGTTTCATGGATGCGTATTCTGGTTATATGAAAATTACTGTTATAAGGTTATGTCTTTTGGACTTAAGAATGCAGGCACAACATACCAACGCCTTTTGGATAAGGTATTCGCAGATTAAATCGGCAGAAACCTAGAAGTTTATGTCGACGATACGGTGTCAAAGACAAAGCTCGGCGACAACCACCTTGACGACCCTTTAGAGATCTCCTAGTCTTCCATCAGAACTCAAATAGACGACCACAATGAGGCTCGACGCCTAGACCTCGACACAATTGAGGAAATCAGAGACATTGCAACTCTCCGTCACCGAACAATGCAGCAAATCATAGCTCAGCGACACAATCAAAAGGTCCATCCTTGATCATTCCAAACAAATAATTTGGTACTGCGAAAAATAGAGCAGGCCCAAAGGCCATCATCATACGGGAAGCTCGGACAAACTGGGAAGGCCCATTTCGAGTTGTTGAGGTCCTCGGGAATGGAGCATATCGGCTACAATCCTTAGATAGTACAACTTTACCTAACACCTAGAATGTTTCCTCTTTAAAACATTACTATAGTTAAAAGTCAAGGCCaggcttgtactctttttcctactcacAAGATTTTTCCCAAAATggattttgcttggagaggttttaatgaggcatgcctacctgcacctttgtaaGCAAAGGTAGATAAATTTTATACAATTTTATATCTTTAGTTTGTTTTACCTTATTATTTCAACATTTTGATTTAAACGTGCCTACAATTCTATTTCGCCGAACTATATTTATGCGCAAACAATCTCGAAATTCCGATC harbors:
- the LOC110268557 gene encoding uncharacterized protein LOC110268557, with protein sequence MELEFTYGSSGNCWQRSIQKGKQLVFWWKEGASQLHREGRRLMANGEDNGQDHKDSIARSSANGECNVFCSAAGEDGAGRVQCGACSEEEHDNQKNPRAQSEMTVEIGTLQISRRRRQSSASKGEGSRRG